The Glutamicibacter mishrai DNA window TCGGAAAGGAAGAAACGGTGCGCGATTTCCGCGTTGGATAATCCTTCGGCGAGCGCGCGCAATACTTCTTGCTCGCGTGGCGTCAGATCATCGAGCAAGGGATCTCGAGGTGCTTCAGCGGGCTGACCGGCATGGGCTTTGCCGCCATTGCGGACATAGGTTTCCAGCAGCCGCGCAGTAACCCGGGGCGCCACCACGGCATCGCCGGAGGCAACCAGGCGCACCGCCTGGACCAGTTCTTCAGGGGCAACATCCTTGAGCAGGAACGCGCTGGCCCCGGCTTGCAACCCTGAAAAGGCATATTCATCAAGATCAAAGGTCGTCAGGATGATGATCTTGGTGTCCGGGTGTTCCTTCGCGATGCGTTCGGTGGCTTCAATGCCGTCCATTTTGGGCATGCGGACATCCATGAGCACTACGTCGGGTTTCAGCACCGCCGTCTGGGTCAAGGCATCCAGGCCGTCGACGGCTTCGCCGGCGATGGCGATATCCTCCTCGCCTTCGAGGATCAGGCGGAATCCCATGCGCAACAGCGGCTGATCATCAACCAGCAAGACCTTGATTTTCTCTTCCATGTCTATTCCTTCGCTGTTTTCTGCTTGTCGTTTTTCACGCCGCATTCAGGGATTTTCAGCACCGCTTTAACTATCCATCCACCGCTGGCTACCGGGCCTGCCTCAACGGTGCCCTCATAGAGCGCTGCTCGTTCGCGCATGCCTCGCAGCCCTCGGCCGCTGCCCACGCTGGG harbors:
- a CDS encoding response regulator: MEEKIKVLLVDDQPLLRMGFRLILEGEEDIAIAGEAVDGLDALTQTAVLKPDVVLMDVRMPKMDGIEATERIAKEHPDTKIIILTTFDLDEYAFSGLQAGASAFLLKDVAPEELVQAVRLVASGDAVVAPRVTARLLETYVRNGGKAHAGQPAEAPRDPLLDDLTPREQEVLRALAEGLSNAEIAHRFFLSEATVKTHVRRILTKLHLRDRVQAVVYAYETGLVIPSQGLDY